One Aethina tumida isolate Nest 87 chromosome 5, icAetTumi1.1, whole genome shotgun sequence genomic window carries:
- the LOC109595652 gene encoding nuclear receptor-binding protein homolog isoform X1: protein MSGSHMNKEPEHKSPRESGEDSEDESEILEESPCGRWLKRREEVEQRDVPGIDCAYLAMDTEEGVEVVWNEVQFSERKNFKAQEEKIQLVFENLTQLEHPNIVKFHRYWTDTHNDKPRVIFITEYMSSGSLKQFLKRTKRNVKKLSLQSWRRWCTQILSALSYLHSCSPPIVHGNLTCDTIFIQHNGLVKIGSVAPDSINHHVKTCQDDFKNMHFIAPEHPSHNGPPIDIYSFGMCALEMAALEIVGNGDSGTKVTDENIRKTIESLDDEQQKDFIQKCLQPRPEDRPTAKELLFHKLLFEVHSLKLLAAHVLVRKTANISETITDELMQRWYGPDVTVAEIKRGSGESVQMRMADVPVNEKLEKFVEDVKNGIYPLTAFGAKQPPPARSRAISPEMAESVKSVTPEPLDVETRKIINMMCDVKSKEESCDLMLTIVLRMDDKMNRQLTSSISAGDNPKELAQELVHYGFINEIDRDKIASLIEEALQNASGHNSPTHSFQMALSAAAAVASDPAVTAAATQHPSVVQPHTAATHLVNSVSSLSLNPTQVPMHTTS from the exons GTGGAACAAAGAGATGTGCCGGGTATCGATTGCGCTTACCTCGCGATGGACACGGAAGAGGGTGTCGAGGTGGTGTGGAACGAGGTTCAATTTTCCGAGCGGAAGAATTTCAAAGCGCAGGAGGAGAAGATACAGCTCGTGTTCGAGAACCTCACCCAACTGGAGCATCCCAACATCGTTAAGTTCCATCGCTATTGGACTGACACCCACAATGACAAACCTCGC gTAATCTTCATCACTGAATACATGTCTTCTGGATCGCTGAAGCAGTTTCTGAAGCGGACGAAACGGAACGTGAAGAAACTTTCGCTGCAGTCGTGGAGGAGGTGGTGCACGCAAATTCTCTCCGCTTTAAG CTACTTGCATTCCTGCTCGCCACCGATCGTCCACGGCAATCTGACCTGTGATACCATATTTATACAGCACAATGGCCTCGTCAAGATCGGCTCAG TGGCTCCCGATTCCATAAACCATCACGTAAAAACATGCCAGGatgatttcaaaaatatgcaTTTCATTGCCCCTGAGCATCCTT ccCACAACGGCCCACCGATCGACATCTACTCGTTCGGCATGTGCGCACTGGAGATGGCCGCCCTCGAGATCGTCGGCAACGGTGACTCCGGCACCAAGGTGACCGACGAGAACATCAGGAAGACGATAGAGTCGCTGGACGACGAGCAGCAGAAGGACTTCATCCAGAAGTGTCTGCAACCTAGGCCGGAGGACAGGCCGACGGCGAAGGAGCTCCTGTTCCATAAACTCCTGTTTGAGGTGCACAGCCTCAAGTTGTTGGCTGCACACGTGTTAGTCAGGAAGACAG CAAACATATCCGAGACCATCACCGACGAGCTGATGCAGCGGTGGTACGGACCCGATGTCACGGTGGCCGAGATCAAACGGGGGAGCGGCGAATCGGTCCAGATGCGGATGGCCGACGTGCCCGTCAATGAGAAGCTGGAGAAGTTCGTGGAAGACGTCAA aAACGGAATCTATCCATTAACGGCCTTCGGCGCCAAGCAACCCCCTCCAGCCCGATCCCGAGCGATATCACCGGAAATGGCGGAGTCTGTGAAGTCCGTAACACCGGAACCCCTCGATGTAGAAActaggaaaataattaatatgatgtGTGATGTAAAGTCCAAAGAAGAAAGCTGTGATTTAATG tTGACTATTGTACTTAGGATGGATGACAAAATGAATAGACAATTAACAAGTAGCATATCGGCCGGAGACAACCCCAAGGAACTGGCGCAAGAACTTGTCCACTACGGTTTTATCAATGAG ATCGACCGTGACAAGATAGCGAGCCTGATCGAGGAGGCGCTCCAGAACGCGTCGGGCCACAACAGTCCGACGCACAGTTTCCAAATGGCGTTGTCGGCGGCCGCGGCCGTCGCCTCCGATCCCGCCGTGACCGCCGCCGCCACTCAACATCCGTCGGTGGTACAGCCCCACACCGCCGCCACCCACCTCGTCAACTCGGTGTCGTCGCTGAGCTTGAACCCCACTCAAGTGCCGATGCACACGACTAGTTAG
- the LOC109595652 gene encoding nuclear receptor-binding protein homolog isoform X2, which yields MSGSHMNKEPEHKSPRESGEDSEDESEILEESPCGRWLKRREEVEQRDVPGIDCAYLAMDTEEGVEVVWNEVQFSERKNFKAQEEKIQLVFENLTQLEHPNIVKFHRYWTDTHNDKPRVIFITEYMSSGSLKQFLKRTKRNVKKLSLQSWRRWCTQILSALSYLHSCSPPIVHGNLTCDTIFIQHNGLVKIGSAHNGPPIDIYSFGMCALEMAALEIVGNGDSGTKVTDENIRKTIESLDDEQQKDFIQKCLQPRPEDRPTAKELLFHKLLFEVHSLKLLAAHVLVRKTANISETITDELMQRWYGPDVTVAEIKRGSGESVQMRMADVPVNEKLEKFVEDVKNGIYPLTAFGAKQPPPARSRAISPEMAESVKSVTPEPLDVETRKIINMMCDVKSKEESCDLMLTIVLRMDDKMNRQLTSSISAGDNPKELAQELVHYGFINEIDRDKIASLIEEALQNASGHNSPTHSFQMALSAAAAVASDPAVTAAATQHPSVVQPHTAATHLVNSVSSLSLNPTQVPMHTTS from the exons GTGGAACAAAGAGATGTGCCGGGTATCGATTGCGCTTACCTCGCGATGGACACGGAAGAGGGTGTCGAGGTGGTGTGGAACGAGGTTCAATTTTCCGAGCGGAAGAATTTCAAAGCGCAGGAGGAGAAGATACAGCTCGTGTTCGAGAACCTCACCCAACTGGAGCATCCCAACATCGTTAAGTTCCATCGCTATTGGACTGACACCCACAATGACAAACCTCGC gTAATCTTCATCACTGAATACATGTCTTCTGGATCGCTGAAGCAGTTTCTGAAGCGGACGAAACGGAACGTGAAGAAACTTTCGCTGCAGTCGTGGAGGAGGTGGTGCACGCAAATTCTCTCCGCTTTAAG CTACTTGCATTCCTGCTCGCCACCGATCGTCCACGGCAATCTGACCTGTGATACCATATTTATACAGCACAATGGCCTCGTCAAGATCGGCTCAG ccCACAACGGCCCACCGATCGACATCTACTCGTTCGGCATGTGCGCACTGGAGATGGCCGCCCTCGAGATCGTCGGCAACGGTGACTCCGGCACCAAGGTGACCGACGAGAACATCAGGAAGACGATAGAGTCGCTGGACGACGAGCAGCAGAAGGACTTCATCCAGAAGTGTCTGCAACCTAGGCCGGAGGACAGGCCGACGGCGAAGGAGCTCCTGTTCCATAAACTCCTGTTTGAGGTGCACAGCCTCAAGTTGTTGGCTGCACACGTGTTAGTCAGGAAGACAG CAAACATATCCGAGACCATCACCGACGAGCTGATGCAGCGGTGGTACGGACCCGATGTCACGGTGGCCGAGATCAAACGGGGGAGCGGCGAATCGGTCCAGATGCGGATGGCCGACGTGCCCGTCAATGAGAAGCTGGAGAAGTTCGTGGAAGACGTCAA aAACGGAATCTATCCATTAACGGCCTTCGGCGCCAAGCAACCCCCTCCAGCCCGATCCCGAGCGATATCACCGGAAATGGCGGAGTCTGTGAAGTCCGTAACACCGGAACCCCTCGATGTAGAAActaggaaaataattaatatgatgtGTGATGTAAAGTCCAAAGAAGAAAGCTGTGATTTAATG tTGACTATTGTACTTAGGATGGATGACAAAATGAATAGACAATTAACAAGTAGCATATCGGCCGGAGACAACCCCAAGGAACTGGCGCAAGAACTTGTCCACTACGGTTTTATCAATGAG ATCGACCGTGACAAGATAGCGAGCCTGATCGAGGAGGCGCTCCAGAACGCGTCGGGCCACAACAGTCCGACGCACAGTTTCCAAATGGCGTTGTCGGCGGCCGCGGCCGTCGCCTCCGATCCCGCCGTGACCGCCGCCGCCACTCAACATCCGTCGGTGGTACAGCCCCACACCGCCGCCACCCACCTCGTCAACTCGGTGTCGTCGCTGAGCTTGAACCCCACTCAAGTGCCGATGCACACGACTAGTTAG
- the LOC109595642 gene encoding lymphokine-activated killer T-cell-originated protein kinase, translating to MSETFKTPLKVKKGAKLRSTIEIPASPYLKQIGFGTGVAVYELERSPISNKAQSPWAIKKLIKRNKKNEELNERLIGEANVLKKLNHKNVVGFRAFLRGSDGRNVLAMEECSSCLGDMIEQRPESKLPPYESATIEKVAQDVACALDYLHNTALILHCDVKSYNVLVKGDFAICKLCDFGVCLPLKPNGLLDETKAGEDAAFIGTPAWSAPEILSYPQVITAKADIYAYGLIIWEMIALMPPADEEILDNLDESMDTSVEISSNRMRPPLPDVDLTEDYTFVLEIYFCCTHEILQERPSAANLITLFNNKI from the exons ATGAGTGAAACATTCAAAACtcctttaaaagttaaaaaaggtGCCAAATTGCGAAGCACTATTGAAATCCCAGCTTCACCATATCTAAAACAAATCGGCTTTGGGACtg GAGTAGCAGTCTATGAACTAGAAAGGTCTCCCATATCCAATAAAGCACAATCACCTTGGGCAATcaagaaactaataaaaaggaataaaaagAATGAAGAGCTTAATGAAAGACTGATAGGGGAAGCCAAtgtgttgaaaaaattaaatcacaaaaatgTAGTTGGTTTTAGGGCTTTCCTCAGag GTTCGGATGGTAGAAATGTGCTGGCAATGGAAGAATGTAGTTCATGTCTTGGAGACATGATAGAACAAAGACCAGAGTCCAAATTGCCCCCATATGAGTCTGCTACTATTGAAAAAGTGGCTCAAGATGTAGCCTGTGCACTGGACTATCTGCACAACACTGCCTTAATTTTACACTGTGATGTTAAATCATATAATGTTTTGGTAAAGGGTGactttgcaatttgtaaattgTGTGACTTTGGAGTGTGTTTACCTTTGAAACCTAATGGACTGTTAGATGAGACGAAAGCAGGAGAAGATGCAGCTTTCATTGGAACACCAGCATGGAGTGCCCCAGAAATTCTATCCTATCCTCAGGTAATCACTGCAAAAGCAGATATCTATGCTTATGGCCTAATAATATGGGAGATGATTGCATTGATGCCTCCAGCTGATGAGGAGATTTTAGATAATCTGGATGAATCCATGGACACAAGTGTGGAAATTAGCAGCAATAGAATGAGACCTCCTCTTCCTGATGTTGATTTAACTGAGGACTACACATTTGTGTTGGAAATTTACTTTTGTTGCACTCATGAGATTCTTCAAGAGAGACCCAGTGCAGCCAATTTAATcactttgtttaataataaaatttaa